From the genome of Phytohabitans rumicis, one region includes:
- a CDS encoding DUF305 domain-containing protein, whose amino-acid sequence MVTTETPPEATASPDGPTRAVGRRFGTVALALAIAVGLLLGYAAGWLTPTLTRPGDSSPEAGFARDMTTHHAQAVQMAMLEWRLGSDREATQIAADIATGQQGEIGVMQTWLKNWGLDPTGSEPVMAWMPDGAESVKDGLMPGMATTAELRQLEASTGRAADILFLTLMIKHHLGGIHMVDAILKLSDNSDVTEAAQRMKNLQQSEVGNMRAALDRLQ is encoded by the coding sequence ATGGTCACGACCGAGACGCCGCCGGAGGCAACCGCCTCCCCCGACGGCCCGACCCGGGCCGTCGGGCGGCGTTTCGGCACCGTCGCCCTAGCCCTCGCCATCGCGGTCGGCCTCCTCCTCGGGTACGCCGCCGGCTGGCTCACGCCCACCCTCACGCGCCCCGGTGACTCCTCGCCCGAGGCCGGCTTCGCCCGCGACATGACGACCCACCACGCGCAGGCCGTACAGATGGCCATGCTCGAATGGCGCCTGGGCAGCGACCGCGAAGCCACCCAGATCGCCGCCGACATCGCCACCGGACAGCAGGGCGAGATCGGCGTCATGCAGACCTGGCTCAAGAATTGGGGCCTCGACCCGACCGGCTCCGAACCGGTGATGGCCTGGATGCCCGACGGTGCGGAGTCGGTGAAGGACGGGCTCATGCCGGGCATGGCCACCACCGCCGAGCTGCGGCAGCTGGAGGCTTCGACCGGCCGCGCCGCCGACATCCTCTTCCTCACCCTGATGATCAAGCACCACCTCGGCGGCATCCACATGGTCGACGCGATCCTCAAGCTGTCCGACAACTCGGACGTCACCGAGGCCGCCCAGCGCATGAAGAACCTCCAGCAGAGCGAGGTCGGCAACATGCGAGCCGCACTCGATCGCTTACAGTAG